The window CGCCGGACCCGGCCAGCGACATCGCCTACCTGTGCGGCAATCCGAACATGGTCGATGCCTGCTTCGAGGCGCTGAAGGAACACGGCCTGCCAATCCCGCAGATCCGCCGCGAGAAGTACGTCAGCAACAAGTGACCGCAGGATGCGGTCATCCCGTGCAGGCCATGGATGGCCGATGGCACGGCATCCAGCGCGATCACATGTTCAAAGGCTGGATATTCGGCTGTCGCCGAAATAGAGCACTGCCGGCGTACACCGGGATGACGAGCCGATCGCTGTAAAGGACGCTTGACAAGCGCTTCATCGCCGCCGTATCGTTGTGTCAAGCGTCCTTGACACAACGGAGTACGACGATGGACCAACCGCAGAACCTGAAGCGCGCAGGCATGGCATTCCTCGGCGCGGGGATCGCCTGCTTCGTCACCACACTGGTCGCCGGCCAGTACGCCTTCCTGGGCGTGGGTTCGGCCTTCATCGGGGTGGGCGTCGTCTTCCTTGGCAAGTCCCGCCAGGCTGGCTGACCCGATGACCATGCGTCGCTTCATGTGGATCTTCGCGGCGATCGGGCTGGGCGCGCTCGCCCTGGCCGGCGCCGGCCACTTCCTGCTGGCCTGGCCGGACGGCGTGGTCGGCATGTGGACGGGGATCGGTGCCGGCTACCTGCTGGGCGCCGCGATGTTCCTGCTGATGCCGCGATGGTGGCGCTCGCATTGCGACGACATGTATGCGCAGGCGGCGGGGCGCCGCTACCTGGCCGCGCTGTGGCCGGCGATGGTGGTCTATTCGCTGACCCTGTTCGCCTCGATCTACCTGATCCGGCGGGGCATCGAATCGGTGCCGCTGCGCGCGGTCGTCGCCGTGCTGCCGGTGCTGCCGATCGGCTGGGTGATGCTCGCCGCGCTGCGCTACCTGCGCGAGGTCGACGAACTCCAGCGCAGGATCGAGACCGAGGCGATCGGCGCCGCCAGCCTGCTGGTCTCCCTCCTCTACTTCGCCGGCGGCATGCTGCAGAAGGCGGCGATCTTCGACGTGGATGCCGGCATCGCCATGATCTGGGTGTTCCCGTTGCTGTGCGGCACCTACGGGATCGCCAAGATGATCCTCACCCGGCGCTACCTGTGAGCGGCGTGCTTGCCCGCTACTGCCAGAGCCTGAGCCCGGCGCTGCGGCGTTACTACCGCGCCTCGTTGCTGCCGTGCCTGGTGTTCCTGGCCTTGGCCGCGTGGCACGAGTGGGCCGCGCGATATGGCGCGCTCGCACTGCCTTGGCGCTTCTCGTTCGCGCTGGCACCCGTGCTGGCCATGGCCTGGATGTTCGCCGCCTACCTGCGCTTCCTGCGCGACTGCGACGAGCTGGAACGGCGCATCGAGCTGGGCGCGCTGGCCTGGTCCGCCGGCATCACCTTGCAGGCGTCGATGGCGGCCCTGTTCCTGCTCGATGCCGGCCTGGTCGCGTGGTCCGGCCGGCACGTGGCCGCGTCGCTTGGCCTGCTGCTGGTCGTCAGCTATGCCCTCATCCGCGGCTGGCTGCACCGCAGGTACGCATGAACAACCGCATGCGCGAACTGCGCGAGGCGCAGGGCTGGTCACAGGGCGAGCTGGCCGAACGGCTGGAGGTCTCGCGGCAGACCATCAACGCGCTGGAAACCGGCAAGTACGACCCGTCGCTGCCGCTGGCCTTCCGCATCGCGCGGTTGTTCGGCCACTCGATCGAATCCCTCTTCATCCCCGAGGACTGATGCATGCATCCCGCAGGAGATTCACCATGACC of the Thermomonas carbonis genome contains:
- a CDS encoding helix-turn-helix transcriptional regulator, encoding MNNRMRELREAQGWSQGELAERLEVSRQTINALETGKYDPSLPLAFRIARLFGHSIESLFIPED